acattCCAATGATTTAGAAATCAAAAAACTGGGGGGATTATAATTCATTTATCTAGGGTGGGATCAGATAACACACAGCCCTTTATGCCCATCTGATATTTAATTATCACAGTGCAGGATCAATGAACTATTCCAATAACAGGGTGTTGGCTGTAGGCAAAGATtggaaaatcccatttccaaTGTTTACACTGGGATTGAGAAGGACTGGAATGAGTTACCAAGACAGAGCCTCATCCTTAGAAACCTTTCAGAGCACATTGAGGAATGTGCCAGGATTCCCAGTGATTCCCAAAAAAAAGGGATGGTTTGGGTGTAGTGGctgcaccagccctgccagacctgagtgctctgggctggctcctcTCAGAGCTCCTGGACTGAGCTCCTcaaagtggtttgtttttttttccactggcaGTGGTGATGGCTGCTTTTGGAAAGGGAGAAATAGGAAACGACAGCttgaaaagaaagaggggaaaaagaggcAAATGGAAAGTGGTGGAGTGTGGGGTGCTGCCAGCATTTACAAGAGGTTtgtggctgtggggaggagcaggcagtgctCTGGTGGGTGGCTCTTCAGGCACTCTTCTCCTGCAACTCGATTTTCTTCAGTAAAGTCACCAAAAATGAGCCAAATATCCAGTTCTGCCGCTCGTGAGGGGATCAGTGGCAATCCTAATTTGTGCAGAAATATTGCTGTAAGGGCCCTGGAAACCCTCCAGACAAGCAGGAGGTGTTTTACAAGTGCTGCTCTGACAGGTCTGTAtcaaagaacattttcagaaggCTCATCCAAGCCATTCCTTGTCACTAAACGATGCATCCCACGCTCCTTTTGTTTATAAATGTAATTATAATATTGCCTAACAACAGGTATCTGCCTGGTGCTGTATGGGAAGAGGTTtggcctcctgcagcaggatgtAGAAGAAGAAAGTCTGAACTTCATCAAGGCTGTAAAAACGGTAAGGAGGAGTctctcctggggctgtggtgggttttttaCCCCTGGTGTTAATGAGAGGCAGCAGTGTAGAGGAGTCAGCTGGGGAAAGCAGCTCCTGTATCCCAAAGATGCCCAGCTAATCCCAACCTCCTGCCTCCCTTCTGGAATGCCTGAGAGGGAAATGCTGAGTGGCCATCAGGGCAATCCTGGAAGGAGAATCAGCTTGGCTGGTGActgctcctctcctgtgctgcagccctgcagggtggGGCTGGCTTAGTCATTGCCACAGGCACGGCTGCCCTGGGGTACAAACCTGCCTCACTGACTCAGCCCTGCCCAAAAACACCTTGTGCCACTCTCAGCAGGTGCCTGGCATAAATAGGATGCATTCCCCACTGAGGAAGCTCCTGGCTGTCCCTAGTTTTTACCTGGATACGCCCTACTTAGACTGACACCATCCTCTCTGGAAGGGAAATCCACCAGAATTCCGCCTCCCCGAAAACTTCcccctgctctccagcctcgTATTGTTCAGGGATTGCAAATAGATGGACTAAAGAGATTAAAGAGAGGTTTCCCCACCTCTTTCCCCCCACAGATGATGGCCACTTTCGGGATGATGATGGTGACCCCTGTGGAGCTGCACAAGGGGCTCAACACCAAAGTCTGGCAAGCTCACACCAAAGCATGGGATGATATATTTAAAACAGGTCATTATTTAACCCAAATTGATCTCCTTTCCTTTTATCTCTGTCTCCTTGCTGCAACTGGTTTGTTCACACttgctgctgtcctgtgctgctgttaaTTCCCGCCTTCAGCACGGATTAAAACATCTTTGCCGTACCTAAACTCGGATTTATTCCCATGTGGGAGCAGTTTGCAGTGACTAACACCCAGCTTGTGGGGCAATATTCAATTCCCAGGGAAATCCCAGGGTTCTGGGAgccagcagtgtcacagcaccACTTTAAACTATCATAAAAgtcaattaaaaatgcataatcTCTTTAAAGGTGAGGGTATGAACAAAAAGGGACTTCCCTCAAAGACTCATTTTCTTGAGAAACAAGAACTGTACATGCAACAAAATCCTGTCTGCTAAAAAGAAGTTATAGCTTTTCTGAGCAACCTGCAACATAGCTGGAAATCTTAAAACCAGAAGTAATTAAAATCACAAGGTGCAGTTTGACTTTTTGACGACATATTTTGactatttaaaatgtgttggCCTTCcaagtttaaaaattactctAATTTCAGATGTGAagttaaatttgtatttttaatatttttaaatgtcattgaTTTAAACAGTGAGAGGCATAACTAAAAGTTGAGAAAGACTTTTTTGAAAGGTTGTAACACTGAGATATTTCCCTTGGGTATTTGAGTCCCAAGCCTTTTCATCCTGCCAGCCACACACTCActcattttattgtttcttaGTTTATGAGCTTTGGGAAAGACACTTTAAACCAGCTTTGCTCAGAAAAACCAGTTTGACACCTTCACTTAAAATGAATTATTCCTTACAGGaactggttttaacagctgggATGCTCACGAGCaatatctgtttatttttattttaaaaaccccagCATGCTGAAATTTGGCATCTCTTTGTGCCTTCTCCTGGTAAATCCAAAGTTTACATTTCCCCTTGGGGGTTCTGGGTGCTAAAtccctttgattttttaacACCTTGATCCCCTTTGAAAACCCCAGGTAATAAATTTTACACGCTCGTGTTTGCTTGCTGAATATTTCCCTCAACGTGTCACCCATTTCCTCCCTAATTTAAGAGACTAGAATTCCTAAGAGTTCACAGAGCTCCTCTGttgaaaagtgatttttgagACTGCgttttttgtttgaaaagtgCAAATACCATTCTTTATTCCCCATAAATGCACTCATTATTTACCCACCGCTTGGAAACAGAGCAAGGCTTGGCGCTTCTTTCAAATCCCGCCCGAGGAACGCgggtttgctgttgtttttatgGGATTTTGAGGGATTTTCCCATTAATCCTGCCCTCCTCAGCCAAGCACTCCATCGACTGCCGGCTGCAGAAGCACTCGGCCAACCCCCAGGAGGATTTTCTGTGTGACATCTACTCGGGGGGACAGCTGTCCAGGAAGGACCTGTACGCTGCCATCGCGGAGCTGCAGATCGCTGGAGTGGAGACGGTAAAGCTCGTTTTCCAAGGCTTTGGTTCCTCCCAATTCCTTCCTTAGCTCCAGATCCCTGTGTAGAGATggtaaatctcatttttcaagGGTTTGGTTCCTCCCAGTTCCCTCCTTAGCTGGAGATCCCCATGTGGAGATGGTAAATCTCATTTTCCAAGGCTTTGGTTCCTCCCAATTCCTTCCTTAGCTGGAGATCCCCATGTGGAGATGGTAAAGCTCATTTTCCAAGGCTTTGGTCCTTCCCAGTTCCCCCCTTAGCTCCAGATCCCCGTGTGGAGATGGTAAAACTGTTTTTCCAAGGCTTTGGTTCCTCCCAGTTCCCTCCTTAGCTGCAGATCCCCATGTGGAGATGGTAAAACTGATTTTCCAATGGTCTCAAATCGTCCCAGTTCCCCCCTTCCTTCCACAATCCAACCACTGGCACACCTGGAAATGAGTTAATCCTAAAGTTGCCTCAGCGGCCCAAGTGGAAATGGATTTTTACCTGGAAtccctgggtttgtttttttttacctgaaatccctgggttttcttttttttttacctggaaTCCCtgggtttgtcttttttttacctgaactccctgtttgttttttttttacctgaactccctgggtttttttacctgaaATCCCTTAGTTTTTAATTCTGGAGGACAACTGAGACTGCTCATAATCCACCAGGCTGTCAAAATTCCATAAAGCTGTGCCCAGCCATAAATGTTGCTTTGAACTTTGGGCAACTTCTTCCTTCTGTCCCTACAAAAGGAGGACTCAACCTTTCTTTTCGCTTTGTTCCAGACAGCCAACAGCTTGCTGTGGGCTCTGTACAACCTTTCCCGCAATCCACACGTCCAGCAGAAGCTTTTCCAGGAAATCCAGAGAGTTTTGGATGCTCAGAAGAGCCCAAATGCTGAGAGCCTGAGGAATATGCCTTACCTAAAAGCCTGTCTGAAAGAATCCATGAGGTAAAATTCCCAAATAACTTGCAAAACAATCACCAAGTTTTTTCCCAGCTTCCTTGTACAAGGGAGAAAATTGTCCAGAATTATCCAGCACACAGAATTTTGTTCATCTTGCTGTTTGAGGGGGAAaatgagagataaaagaaggaaaactgctgGGAATTTCACCCATTGTTCTCTTTCCCTGCAGGTTAAGTCCATCAGTGCCTTTCACCACTCGCACCATAGACACAGAAATGGTTCTGGGAAATTACGTCCTGCCCAAAGGGGTAAGTCAATTAATTCAGTTTACTGGgatgtttttccatttattaattGCCCTTTAAACCACACAAGTTGCTCATGTTTCAATTTCAAACTGACATTGCCAAAGTGCCAGCCCCAGGACAAGGAATGAGGGATTCACCCCAAGGTCTCCCATAAACACAAACCCacacctgcctgtgctgctcttggacagaaatatttgcctgaaataattttgatgtgCTATTCcaactcttttttccccaaactttCCCATGATTGTCTGAGGAAACCACGACCTTTTCCATGTTCCAATTAATTTGTCGGGATTCCATCACCTCTCCAGGGGAAGCTGCTGTGCGATGTTTTTCCATCCCGGAGCCGATTCCCTCGGTgattctctctctttctctgctgcagacGGTGCTGATGATCAACAGCCAtgccctgggctgcagtgaGGAGTATTTCAGGGGCTGGGCTGAGTTCAGGCCCGAGcgctggctccagaggggctccatCCATCCCTTCTCGCACGTCCCCTTCGGCATGGGGAAGAGGATGTGCGTGGGGCGCCGcgtggcagagctgcagctgcacctgGCCCTCTGCTGGGTGAGCCCCCCAAAAAGGCAATCCTGGGGGGGTTTCTCTCCTCCAGCTGGCCAGATCCTGATGGGAATGTTTCATTCCAGCTGATCCGTAAATACCGGATTGTGGCCACGGACCGGGAGGCGGTGGAGACGCTGCACTCGGGAATCCTCATCCCCAGCAGGGCGCTGCCCATCGCCTTCCAGCCACGAGCAGGTTtgtgctggggctctgctgctcactgcagctccctgggaacCTGCTCTGGGGCTTTCCAACCAGTGGGACTGCGAGAGAGCAGGTGTTTGtctgctcctccttcccacaCTGCCACACCAGCctcattctttattttaacaaattaagTGCTGCCCCAGTTCAGTATTTTAACAGGAAATATCCTGTGTTTTGTACAGCTCATGGCTCTGGAGTTAATTTTATATCCACATTTCATTATAAATTTATATCCACATTTTTTGATTTTATACCCACATTTTTTCTGCATGATGCAGATCACAAAGGGGGAAATGAACATATacccactgctgcaggaaataACAGCCAGTGTTTTGTTAGAACTTCTCCACTGCATTCCCAGAAGATACTTCCTGGAAAAGTGCATTTGATCTTGAGCATCAATTTGAAGATTAAATAAAAGATACCTTTGTGAAGGAACTTCTCACTAAGAATTCAGATAACAAAACTTCATTTGAGGCAGGACAAAGAAAAACCTATTTGTAAATGGTCATGCAGCGTTGCAACTTTCGTATTTTGAATGTAGGATTTTCCCTCTCACAAGTTTATGCAAACAActaacaaaataatttacttgtGCAAAAACCTAAATTGAGAAAACAAATCTCTGATCTAGAATTAAATCCTCCAATTAGAAATCAAGGACATTTCAATACtggggaagatttttttattatttttttttgccagccaGCATCTCCCAGTATAATCTGAATATTCACTTCTTTAACTGAAGTTTGCTCTGTGCTCTTTGCTTTGATATAATCACTATAAAGattgtttttttgttcaatACAGGttgcaaaaaataaaggacagtcctgctgctgcctgctcctaAAAGGGAGACAGTGGGAAAAGCTCTGGAGGctccagcagagagggaagaacaGCACCACATCCCCTGAACAACTGCTGAGCCTGGAACAGCACCAGGAAAAGCTCCCAGACTGTTTTATTGGGAAAATGTGctcaaaaggagagaaaaataccaAGTGCTTTCATAGAGCTGTGGCAATCCAGGGATTTAGGGCAGGATGAGGAGTCCTGGGGGTTGCTGGACAGCCCAGTTTGGGGAGAGCAGCCTCCAGTTGGGGACCAGTCCCGGCTGGAATGGTCCTGGGAGCTCAGAATGGGAGAGCTTGAGGGAGGGGAAACGGCCTCAGACATCCCAAATTAGCAATGCCAGGAGAAGGGAGTTGGGAGTCTGGAAAAAGGCTAAAAACAGGGTTAGAAAACTGGGCtaattaaagaaatacatttccttGGCATTCTTCACTGCCTGGATAGGAGGGAAATCAGGACAAATGCACCTGACAGGATTGACTGCTTTGCTCTGACAGTTCCAAGCTTGTGCCTGACACACCCTCTGTTCTTCCCCATGGATTTCcatccctccagctcctccacagcccattctatctttattttattgtaaaaactTAGTGGCCTTTCGCTGCATGAAAAGGCCTGACCCAGAAATGGAGCCACTGGAATCCTATGGGTTCTGCCTCTGCGGAATGAAGATTATCCTAACAGGATAGTGACACGAGATTAATAACATAAAACTGTGTTTCCAAGAACAATTCCACAGGAAATGAGGACCCTAAACATTTCCAAGGGGTCTGTTTCTCGTGGAGAATGCAATATCCAAAGGTTCAAATTGCCCTGCATGCAATACTGGATTTTGGCTGTTATGGTCACTGGTTTTACACTTTTGCAGTTTCAAGTACAGCTTTATCTCTATATATAatcctgaatttattttttttttttacatgctgAAATGATGCAAGTTCTTAGTATTTGTTGGtctcttgtttttcatttgttctccTCTGTTACACTCAGACATGTAAATGCATCCCTGTAACAATGTATAAAACAGTTTGTGCATTATCTGAATATTTCTAGGCagttttgtaagaaaataaagagttctattttttttctctagaattagtcttgcattatttattttaaagtctttgtAGTTTTACAAAAGAGGCTTCTGCAtccttttctctgcctgccatgcacatcccagggctgggaatgggacaTTTCTCAGCCATTAGGACAAGATAAAATCCAGAGAAAGTTCTGAGGAAGGAAGGATGAAAATAGCTTGAATTTTTTCAGAATCAGAAGAAATTATGCATATTTAAGAAATGCCACTCTTCCTGGCGGGGTGAGGGTGCCACTGAGAGCAAAGAGGATGGGACATCAATCCCCAGGGAGATTTGTGTGAGGGCTCTACCCAAAATCCTGGGACAAAAACCCACACCAAGCCCCTCTTCACAGCATTATAAACCCATATGAGAGCCAGTGGAGCTGTGCTAATACAGCACGAGCACTAAGAGAAAGAGTTTGTTCAATTCTGAGCATCTCTGGCTGCTCACAGTGCTCTGATGATTGAGCTTCCAGAGGCAGCCGGAGCACAGCGCTGTTATCTGCTGAACTGACCTTGGCAGCCTCGTTATCAGCTCTTTCGAAACCCTCGATTGCTCCTGGGCACTAAATCACAGCCTGATATTTACTGGACTGCTGAGGATTTTTGCTATTTAAATGTAGTGGACTCAGAGATGCAGCCGGGTGTTGCTGTGAGGGAGGTTTTGATTGATTTTCTACGAGCTCAGGTAcaaatctctgctctctgctgggtgACCAAGGGTCCAATAACCACTGACCTGGAAAATTGAGTTCCGGAATCTTTGGAGCTTTTTCAGGTTCCTGAAGTTTGCAAAGAACTTCATTAATCTCCTACCTCCAAGTAAGTGTCCAAAGCAATTTACTTAGGAAATAGGTAATTATCAAACTACACAGATAATGAATGACCAAGCCAGACTTCCACATCCAGAAACCAGCAGAGCTTTCTTTCCCCTCGTATTTCCAGAGCAGAAACCCAGCAGGATGCCCTGAGATTAACAAAAATCTGGGAAACCTTTTGCCCAGCAGGATAAACCCAGTGCAGTCCTTTGAAACGAGTCCCTCAAtcagaatttccatttcaaCACCACTTCCCTGTGATCATTTCCTGCAGTCACTCCTCAGAGGAAGGATCAGAACTTTAATGGAATTAATTCCCTGTCTCAACAAGGAAGGGAGTGAGGTTTACCTGTCCAAAAGGAAGTGAATCCTGTTCAGGTTTTGGGCATGTTGGAATTGGAAAGGCAAAGCTGGAGCCAATAATCCACGCTATTTTTATGGATGAGAAGTCTTTAGGTCTGACAATCTGGAATTTTTGAtgtgtgctctgctcctgaCAAGCTTCTGTTCCTCAGCTCTGAGTCAGTCCCTGCAGAGGGATTTGGGCACCTTCCCCTGCTCTCACCAGTGACAGAAAATGCTCAGGTTTGTCCCCTCCAGCCTGAGAAGGAACTTTGTGCTCAACAGCCAGAGGCAGAATTCACATCTCAGTCTACACTTTAATTAATGGTGCAAAATAACCCAAAATCAAAAAAACGAATTCTGTGCATTGTTCACAGCTGAAGTTCATTTCAGGACAAATGTTCAGAAAATTCATCCCATCTCTCATTTTAAAGATgtgaaacttcatttttaattcagtggTGCTGCACGTGGGTGGGTGGGTTTTTAATGCATTATCACTcctcaaaaaaagagaaagttggACAATTTTCAGTCCTCTGTGGCAAATATCTTGAAAATTCATGGAAGAGTTGTAgctttagcagaaaaaaagctggttttggCTTCAGATAATTGAAACAAGAGGTTTATTGAGATTGAGGCTACCAGCAGCTCATTAATCCCTTACCCTGGATGTGTGAATTCCCCGGAGACCTCAGGCATTGATAGCTCAAGGTGTGGGTGGCTgcattcaatttattttaatgtctcCTTTCaggcagggcttggagaaaaGTGTGAATGTTATATTATGAAATTGAACATGGTGCCtgttcacttttatttattcttgGGTGTTTTTGAGAATCAGAGTTGAAGAGagtgaaaatcagtttttctttcttgtctgtTCACCTAGAACTTCATGAATGCCTCATCCAATTCCTGCATGGATTTTGTCTCCTACATTCCCGTACTCCTTGCTAGCAGAGAATGGACTACATCGAATTTCAGCTCTTGTCCACGGCTTTTATCTCAGTTCTGTGATCTCTGAGGCTTTGGAACAACCTAACAAGTTAAACTTCATCTGGAAGACTTGGATCCAGGAGGAATTTTAGAGAACTTTACATTGTAGGCTTTGGATGGAGCTGAACATTTATGGAGCAATAATTCCTGACAGGAAAAGCAACAGTGAGGCCTCCctataaagcaaaatatttttctctgaggGACAATGTCAAAACAAGTGTGGAATGGAATGTGGTTAATAATCAGGGAAAATTATCCTGTGCTTCCTTGGGCATGTTCCTCTCAACAAGTTCCAACTCTTTGCCTCTAATTTTCCATGTGTTGAGTGAGCTCCAGacagtgggaagggaagggaagggagaagggaaggagtcagctgctggcagggacaaCAGCAGGGCAATAAAGGGGAGCCAGGAGTACAAAAATTACCCCAAATTGAAATCTGCACGTCCATGGTACTTTAACCCTCCACTATCAACTCAGGTGTCCTGAAAGTGGAATGGAAATCAGAGTCTCATCTGATTCATGCTGCTGGTGAACTGTGCtccacagaaaaacaggagataggagaggagcaggggaatGCTCCAGGCCTT
This is a stretch of genomic DNA from Parus major isolate Abel chromosome 20, Parus_major1.1, whole genome shotgun sequence. It encodes these proteins:
- the LOC107213207 gene encoding 1,25-dihydroxyvitamin D(3) 24-hydroxylase, mitochondrial; its protein translation is MGGCSILLLLRRLPARTCGRAASSLSALRPAETLPGPPSWPLMGSLPDVLWKGGLKRQHETLAQYHRRFGKIFRMKLGAFDSVHIAAPCLLEALYRRESACPQRLEIKPWKAYRDYRDEGYGLLILEGKDWQRVRSAFQKKLMKPGEVVKLDATINEVLEDFMYRIDEICDHNGQMEDVYSEFNKWSFESICLVLYGKRFGLLQQDVEEESLNFIKAVKTMMATFGMMMVTPVELHKGLNTKVWQAHTKAWDDIFKTAKHSIDCRLQKHSANPQEDFLCDIYSGGQLSRKDLYAAIAELQIAGVETTANSLLWALYNLSRNPHVQQKLFQEIQRVLDAQKSPNAESLRNMPYLKACLKESMRLSPSVPFTTRTIDTEMVLGNYVLPKGTVLMINSHALGCSEEYFRGWAEFRPERWLQRGSIHPFSHVPFGMGKRMCVGRRVAELQLHLALCWLIRKYRIVATDREAVETLHSGILIPSRALPIAFQPRAGCKK